In the genome of Myxococcus stipitatus, one region contains:
- a CDS encoding zinc-dependent metalloprotease, with amino-acid sequence MLKPCLPRRSLGAVLAVLWGVLGSGCSGVGPSAEPPGLDLVLGEDLVEVPRGALSAEHAELRSKVGGVGDGERSFYLAIRRSELSQRWFWSATLRHFFPDGADSAMPRFLRTEVIRMREYNGRLFFLDARDGRVLGGNEKPDIPLEAYSIVTDYAPFNRLPGSDQYVLIDPVAGLGRLGVVGDRNFAGASFEMEHRFAQRFRRFSQGVMFEEVFAGRLSIPVDRDMYAEYSLTRFVGTVVVSLSRYQEGVGYTRTPPPERPYYFINTGRLVPTTGERQREVVKWNIHRGMQPIRWYVTRNLLELKKDPRYQDLDLLGAIERGIESWNEAFGFPVFEALLADESMDFGEHDKNFAVFDPYIENLGAFADMDENPNTGELRRAIFVFGAGKLAQADRLFSDDASARAPVAAPAARLPRPRLTWGGPAKEAYCEQEGADDFASGGLGGLTDEDRVALGSLSRKEKMERYVTRLAMHEIGHTLGLAHNLAGSLAYDGTPATPRTSSVMDHTHDLDAIHVLRPGPFDVEAVRYLYGLSPDLPTGLFCSEPNRDPAGRNPKCRSKDRFNDPLTRFYIPQVREALARFLRGEGRDPFFDLLLAGPEDFVRGGTEEEQVRAYDLLMEQLRPPLQVPAGQGAAYVARVNAMALQVLEGFYFDELSPYYDPFPNPPPATPAYTQAVLADVKGILLDADGLRDFATRRRMVEVLKAHQTLTAYGVLRDTHAELTARLPQLSGETRLGTLELIERIEVANSPYFR; translated from the coding sequence ATGCTGAAGCCCTGTCTGCCACGGCGGAGCCTTGGGGCCGTGCTGGCCGTTCTGTGGGGTGTGCTGGGTTCGGGCTGCTCTGGCGTTGGGCCCTCCGCGGAGCCCCCGGGCCTGGACCTGGTCCTGGGGGAAGACCTCGTCGAGGTTCCTCGGGGCGCCTTGTCCGCGGAGCACGCGGAGCTGCGGAGCAAGGTGGGCGGCGTGGGGGATGGAGAGCGTTCCTTCTACCTGGCCATCCGTCGCAGCGAGCTGTCCCAGCGCTGGTTCTGGTCGGCGACGCTGCGGCACTTCTTTCCGGATGGCGCGGACTCGGCGATGCCTCGGTTCCTGCGGACCGAGGTGATTCGGATGCGGGAGTACAACGGCCGGCTCTTCTTCCTCGACGCGCGCGACGGGCGCGTGCTCGGTGGGAACGAAAAGCCAGACATCCCGCTGGAGGCGTACTCCATCGTCACGGACTATGCCCCGTTCAATCGGCTGCCGGGCTCGGACCAGTACGTGCTCATCGACCCGGTCGCGGGGCTCGGACGCCTCGGCGTGGTGGGGGACCGGAATTTCGCGGGGGCGAGCTTCGAGATGGAGCATCGCTTCGCCCAGCGCTTCCGCCGCTTCTCGCAAGGCGTCATGTTCGAAGAGGTCTTCGCCGGGCGCTTGAGCATCCCCGTGGACCGGGACATGTACGCGGAGTACAGCCTCACGCGCTTCGTGGGGACGGTGGTGGTGTCGCTGAGCAGGTACCAGGAGGGTGTCGGGTACACCCGAACGCCTCCGCCGGAGCGGCCGTACTACTTCATCAACACGGGGCGCCTGGTGCCCACCACGGGCGAGCGGCAGCGGGAGGTCGTCAAGTGGAACATCCACCGAGGGATGCAGCCCATCCGCTGGTACGTGACTCGCAATCTGCTGGAGCTGAAGAAGGACCCTCGCTACCAGGACCTCGATTTGTTGGGCGCCATCGAGCGAGGCATCGAGAGCTGGAACGAGGCCTTCGGCTTTCCTGTCTTCGAGGCGCTCCTCGCGGACGAATCGATGGACTTCGGGGAGCACGACAAGAACTTCGCTGTCTTCGACCCGTACATCGAGAATCTCGGCGCGTTCGCGGACATGGATGAGAACCCGAACACGGGCGAGCTGCGCCGAGCCATCTTCGTGTTCGGCGCGGGCAAGCTTGCCCAAGCGGATCGACTCTTCTCGGATGACGCCTCGGCGAGAGCGCCTGTCGCCGCGCCAGCCGCGCGCTTGCCTCGCCCCAGGTTGACGTGGGGCGGGCCCGCCAAGGAGGCCTACTGCGAACAGGAAGGCGCCGACGACTTCGCGTCAGGGGGCCTGGGCGGACTGACGGATGAGGACCGCGTCGCGCTGGGCTCGCTCTCCCGGAAGGAGAAGATGGAGCGGTACGTCACGCGCCTCGCGATGCATGAGATAGGGCACACGCTGGGGCTCGCGCACAACCTCGCCGGCTCGCTGGCGTACGACGGAACACCCGCGACACCTCGTACGAGCTCGGTCATGGACCATACGCATGACCTGGACGCCATCCATGTACTGCGGCCCGGCCCCTTCGACGTGGAGGCCGTGCGCTACTTGTATGGACTGTCACCGGACTTGCCCACGGGCCTGTTCTGCTCGGAACCGAATCGGGACCCGGCGGGGCGGAACCCGAAGTGCAGGAGCAAGGACCGCTTCAATGACCCGCTGACACGCTTCTACATCCCACAGGTTCGCGAAGCGCTCGCGCGCTTCCTGCGGGGAGAAGGTCGCGACCCCTTCTTCGACTTGCTGCTCGCCGGTCCCGAGGACTTCGTGCGAGGAGGGACGGAAGAGGAGCAGGTGCGGGCCTATGACCTCCTGATGGAGCAGCTCCGGCCGCCGCTCCAGGTGCCCGCGGGGCAGGGGGCCGCGTACGTGGCGCGCGTCAACGCGATGGCCCTGCAAGTCCTGGAGGGCTTCTACTTCGACGAGCTGTCCCCGTACTACGACCCCTTCCCGAACCCTCCTCCCGCCACCCCCGCCTATACCCAGGCCGTGCTCGCGGATGTGAAGGGCATCCTGCTCGACGCGGATGGCCTGCGGGACTTCGCCACGCGTCGGCGGATGGTGGAGGTGCTGAAGGCCCACCAGACGCTCACCGCCTATGGCGTGCTCCGAGACACCCATGCCGAGCTGACGGCTCGACTCCCGCAACTCAGTGGCGAGACGCGGTTGGGGACCTTGGAGCTGATTGAGCGCATCGAGGTGGCGAACTCTCCCTACTTCCGCTGA
- a CDS encoding protein-disulfide reductase DsbD family protein, protein MRQRVSKRLALVGGIGMWWLAAVAHAALPPSAVASGAPDEGDPRVEASLLVDATEVKPGDTFRVGVRFRLDPGWHIYWKNPGDSGLETDVAWDTPGTTVGPLQWPFPNTFRTPDGFIVTHGYDGEVLLFGQAKASEQLTGSLNLSAGINALVCEVHCIPADLMLTRSIPVGPKTLADSETTPLFDTARSQVPRPVADTGHSVALELDAKQLSPGQEFTGTVTVKSAGGAGVPTAEKDFFVAERIPGVAKVSLTQTAPGRYALKGKTEPDAPTETPRFKGVLRLGTSAAGYQPLEVDLPMAPFAVVQAAVPVAPVAKAPSIKDSLSAVKPVAGASAAPAESSMGLGMALLFAFLGGALLNLMPCVFPVLALKAYGFTRMVRQEQGRVGAHAAAYAGGIVASMLVLAGAVLAVRAGGAGVGWGFQFQEPLFVAAVCAVLVAFALNLFGVFNVGLDGTALAGKVDQSHGLMHSAGEGVLAVVLATPCSAPLLGTAVGFAFAAGPFTVLAVFIALGLGLALPFCLLVLVPGLAQRLPKPGAWMERFKQVLGFALLGTAVWLVSVMGGLAGVEGMTRLLAFLVAVSLATWVYGQSQLQEGGRKWAALGVAVVVLLGSGVAALRFEDTAPEARAASASSTMALAAPWSEEAVASALAAGQSVFIDFTADWCLTCKFNERTVLSRDEVRAAFVEHQVAFFVGDWTRRDARITAKLAEHGRAGVPMYLMLSPGAPDKPELLSELLTVDSVVDSVKRASECSKSRRQDGAKVVCAAGFPRP, encoded by the coding sequence ATGAGGCAACGGGTGTCCAAGAGGCTCGCCCTGGTGGGCGGTATCGGCATGTGGTGGCTGGCGGCGGTGGCGCATGCCGCGCTGCCTCCGTCCGCGGTGGCTTCGGGGGCGCCCGATGAGGGGGACCCTCGCGTCGAGGCCTCGCTGCTGGTCGACGCCACCGAGGTGAAGCCGGGCGACACCTTTCGCGTGGGCGTGCGCTTCCGCCTGGACCCGGGCTGGCACATCTACTGGAAGAACCCGGGGGACTCCGGCCTGGAGACGGACGTCGCGTGGGACACGCCGGGCACCACGGTGGGCCCGCTCCAGTGGCCCTTCCCCAACACCTTCCGCACGCCGGACGGCTTCATCGTCACGCACGGCTACGACGGCGAGGTGCTCCTCTTCGGGCAGGCGAAGGCGTCCGAGCAGCTCACCGGCTCGCTCAACCTGTCGGCCGGCATCAACGCGCTGGTGTGCGAGGTGCACTGCATCCCCGCGGACCTGATGCTCACGCGCTCCATCCCCGTGGGCCCGAAGACGCTCGCGGACTCGGAGACCACGCCGCTCTTCGACACGGCGCGCTCGCAGGTGCCGCGCCCTGTCGCGGACACGGGCCACTCGGTGGCGCTCGAGCTGGACGCGAAGCAGCTGTCGCCCGGCCAGGAGTTCACCGGCACCGTCACCGTGAAGTCGGCGGGGGGCGCGGGGGTGCCCACGGCGGAGAAGGACTTCTTCGTCGCCGAGCGCATCCCCGGTGTGGCCAAGGTGTCGCTCACCCAGACGGCCCCGGGGCGCTATGCGCTCAAGGGCAAGACGGAGCCGGACGCGCCGACGGAGACGCCTCGGTTCAAGGGCGTGCTGCGCTTGGGGACCTCGGCCGCGGGCTACCAGCCGCTGGAAGTGGACCTGCCCATGGCGCCCTTCGCGGTGGTGCAGGCCGCCGTGCCCGTGGCGCCGGTGGCCAAGGCTCCGTCCATCAAGGACTCGCTCTCGGCGGTGAAGCCGGTGGCGGGCGCGAGCGCGGCGCCCGCGGAGTCCTCGATGGGACTGGGCATGGCGCTGCTGTTCGCGTTCCTGGGCGGCGCGCTGCTCAACCTGATGCCGTGTGTGTTCCCCGTGCTGGCGCTCAAGGCGTATGGCTTCACGCGCATGGTGCGCCAGGAGCAGGGCCGCGTGGGTGCGCACGCGGCGGCGTACGCGGGGGGCATCGTGGCGAGCATGCTGGTGCTCGCGGGCGCGGTGCTGGCGGTGCGCGCGGGGGGCGCGGGCGTGGGCTGGGGCTTCCAGTTCCAGGAGCCGCTCTTCGTCGCGGCGGTGTGCGCGGTGCTGGTGGCGTTCGCGCTCAACCTCTTCGGTGTCTTCAACGTGGGCCTGGATGGCACGGCGCTCGCGGGCAAGGTGGACCAGAGCCACGGCCTCATGCACAGCGCGGGCGAGGGGGTGCTGGCGGTGGTGCTGGCCACGCCGTGCTCCGCGCCGCTGTTGGGCACGGCGGTGGGGTTCGCCTTCGCGGCGGGCCCGTTCACGGTGCTGGCGGTCTTCATCGCGCTGGGCCTGGGGTTGGCGCTGCCGTTCTGTCTGCTGGTGCTGGTGCCGGGGCTCGCGCAGAGGCTGCCGAAGCCGGGCGCGTGGATGGAGCGCTTCAAGCAGGTGCTGGGCTTCGCGCTGTTGGGCACGGCGGTGTGGCTGGTGTCGGTGATGGGGGGCCTGGCGGGCGTGGAGGGCATGACGCGGCTGTTGGCCTTCCTCGTGGCCGTGAGCCTGGCGACGTGGGTGTATGGCCAGTCGCAGCTCCAGGAGGGCGGGCGGAAGTGGGCCGCGCTGGGAGTGGCGGTGGTGGTGCTGCTGGGCTCGGGTGTGGCGGCGCTGCGCTTCGAGGACACGGCGCCGGAGGCGCGTGCCGCCTCGGCGTCCTCGACGATGGCGCTGGCGGCGCCGTGGAGCGAGGAGGCGGTGGCCTCCGCGCTGGCGGCGGGGCAGTCGGTGTTCATCGACTTCACGGCGGACTGGTGCCTCACCTGCAAGTTCAACGAGCGCACGGTGCTCTCGCGAGACGAGGTGCGGGCCGCCTTCGTGGAGCACCAGGTGGCCTTCTTCGTGGGGGACTGGACGCGCCGGGACGCGCGCATCACCGCGAAGCTGGCGGAGCATGGCCGCGCGGGAGTCCCCATGTACTTGATGCTGAGCCCTGGCGCGCCGGACAAGCCCGAGCTGTTGTCGGAGCTGCTGACGGTGGACTCCGTCGTGGACTCGGTGAAGCGCGCGTCGGAGTGCTCGAAGTCTCGGCGCCAGGACGGCGCGAAGGTGGTGTGCGCCGCGGGCTTCCCTCGGCCCTGA
- a CDS encoding vWA domain-containing protein, with amino-acid sequence MKQTALAVERDGEKGREVLLLVSLEADADAPRAPVAINLVLDISASMRGAPLHAAIHAAQALVDRAGPRDYLGLMTFDAEPEQLLPVCAMDAAAKAQLLKALSKLESGEGTALFEAVERGADAVRRVLVPGARPQVLMLTDGEPSVGPSHVSDFKTLGARIVESGVSVHALGLGRHYLPGILEALTGPSGTGHRHVDGPEGLPPAMGSLAAELFGEVASEARVYVLPSGFADLRCRHQFPSRVEGDAMSASLGAVSSAYPRWVLFSGALDSAEWSLGVTASYVEGSDTRRVPVQVTRVLPDSAQGRFVRAVSAELDMAEDEGTAWLALGRRNQAGVAEVALGKADLALAKLVRLNAPEVPPHRHLARLADLRRIIERRAAHPNALVMRRAHAEVSRITLSRVGIIPPVAAQTPWKSED; translated from the coding sequence ATGAAGCAGACGGCCTTGGCGGTGGAGCGCGACGGCGAGAAGGGCCGGGAGGTGCTGCTGCTCGTCTCGTTGGAGGCGGACGCGGACGCTCCTCGCGCCCCCGTGGCCATCAACCTGGTGCTGGACATCAGCGCGTCCATGCGTGGCGCTCCGCTGCACGCGGCGATACACGCGGCGCAGGCGCTGGTGGACCGCGCGGGGCCTCGCGACTACCTGGGCCTGATGACGTTCGACGCGGAGCCGGAGCAGCTCCTGCCCGTGTGCGCCATGGACGCCGCCGCGAAGGCGCAGCTCCTCAAGGCGCTCTCCAAGCTGGAGTCCGGTGAGGGCACCGCGCTGTTCGAGGCCGTCGAGCGCGGCGCGGACGCGGTGCGCCGCGTGCTGGTGCCGGGGGCTCGGCCGCAGGTCCTGATGCTCACCGACGGCGAGCCGTCCGTGGGGCCCTCCCACGTCTCCGACTTCAAGACGCTGGGCGCGCGCATCGTGGAGTCGGGTGTCTCCGTGCATGCGCTGGGGCTGGGGCGCCACTACCTGCCCGGCATCCTGGAGGCGCTCACCGGTCCTTCGGGCACGGGCCATCGCCACGTGGATGGGCCGGAGGGGTTGCCGCCCGCGATGGGCTCCCTGGCGGCGGAGCTGTTCGGCGAGGTGGCGTCGGAGGCGCGCGTCTACGTGCTGCCCTCGGGCTTCGCGGACCTCCGCTGCCGCCACCAGTTCCCCTCGCGCGTGGAGGGCGATGCGATGAGCGCGTCGCTGGGCGCGGTGTCGTCGGCCTATCCCCGGTGGGTGCTCTTCTCCGGCGCGCTCGACTCTGCCGAGTGGAGCCTGGGCGTGACGGCCTCCTACGTCGAGGGAAGCGACACGCGTCGGGTGCCCGTGCAGGTGACGCGCGTGCTGCCCGACAGCGCGCAGGGCCGCTTCGTCCGCGCGGTGTCGGCGGAGCTGGACATGGCGGAGGACGAAGGCACCGCGTGGCTGGCCCTGGGCCGGCGCAATCAGGCGGGGGTGGCGGAGGTCGCGCTGGGGAAGGCGGACCTGGCGCTCGCGAAGCTCGTGCGGCTGAACGCTCCGGAGGTGCCGCCGCACCGTCACCTGGCTCGGCTGGCCGACCTGCGCCGCATCATCGAGCGTCGCGCCGCGCACCCCAACGCGCTGGTGATGCGCCGCGCGCACGCGGAGGTCTCTCGCATCACGCTGAGCCGCGTGGGCATCATCCCGCCGGTGGCCGCGCAGACGCCCTGGAAGTCGGAGGACTGA
- a CDS encoding thioredoxin family protein: MKQVFAALALGSVFVGLPALADAEVGKPAPAFTLKDETGKEHSLSQYKGKVVVLEWTNPECPFVKRHYEADTMANTLKGFDAKKVVWLAVDSTGHNTPDKSAAWKKTEGFPYAVLQDASGATGKAYGAKTTPHMYVIDAEGVVRYAGAIDDDPRGKNDKKVNHVQTAVDAVLNGKPVPASTTTPYGCSVKYKS; encoded by the coding sequence ATGAAGCAGGTCTTCGCCGCTCTCGCGCTCGGTTCGGTGTTCGTGGGTCTGCCCGCTCTTGCTGATGCGGAGGTGGGCAAGCCCGCTCCGGCCTTCACGCTCAAGGACGAGACGGGCAAGGAGCATTCGCTGTCGCAGTACAAGGGCAAGGTGGTGGTGCTGGAGTGGACCAACCCCGAGTGCCCCTTCGTGAAGCGCCACTACGAGGCGGACACGATGGCCAACACGCTGAAGGGCTTCGACGCCAAGAAGGTGGTGTGGCTGGCGGTGGACTCGACGGGGCACAACACGCCGGACAAGTCCGCGGCTTGGAAGAAGACGGAAGGGTTCCCCTACGCGGTGCTCCAGGACGCGAGCGGCGCGACGGGCAAGGCGTACGGCGCGAAGACGACCCCGCACATGTATGTGATTGATGCGGAGGGGGTGGTCCGCTACGCGGGCGCCATCGACGACGACCCGCGCGGCAAGAACGACAAGAAGGTCAACCACGTGCAGACGGCGGTGGACGCGGTGCTCAACGGCAAGCCCGTGCCCGCGTCGACCACGACGCCGTATGGCTGCTCGGTGAAGTACAAGAGCTGA
- a CDS encoding (Fe-S)-binding protein yields the protein MSPIITGLLLAIAVPIFVMTLSGRAGVLLAMKKENRLDNIPLRLKRLALFGLGQKRLVDPEEFTPGLMHVLIYGAFMVLSVRTVMLFAMGFSSTALEVLTDLTHPFWMDKAALLGLYQVYLLAKDVVAAGAILGCAYYVWMRWKVKPDRMSQSWEAYLILGFISGLMVSEFLFGGSHLVAAREASPSSPMFIWWEPFTSLVGMVMLPLGGTAAHALGVAGFWIHLSIILAFLNFLPVGKHFHIITGLPTVFFQRTHSTGKLPTPNLEKEEFGAATVKDLTWKQGMDLYSCTECGRCQTHCPTYITGKPLTHKAVNQDLKHWIWEHERWVEEGYGPNGVKEPLPEIVGTALSAETVWACTSCGWCEQACPVFIENVPRLIDMRRYQVQVKAEFPPEIQRVFEGIERQGNPWGLGQDRRDEWAEDLALPTWGDGGGPYEYLFFVGCAGSYDDKQKKVSRSLVKIMREAGVSFATLSKQEMCNGETARRMGNEYLYQTMAKTNVESWNSMGVKAVITQCPHCFNTIKNEYPEFGGEYRVISHTELINELLRDKRIKLSAVMNTKLTYHDPCYLGRHNGVYDAPREVLKSIPGLEVVEMQRSQREGFCCGAGGGRMWMEEHIGTRINHNRLNEAALTLKHAEDPTTPYPDAADKKKPGQVGDYKEKGGTGIVAVACPFCSTMLSDAVNDTGREGNIKIKDITELVADALEPRGGGAGGVTPGATVSAKPE from the coding sequence ATGAGTCCCATCATCACCGGCCTATTGCTTGCCATCGCCGTCCCCATCTTCGTGATGACCCTGTCGGGTCGCGCGGGCGTGTTGCTCGCCATGAAGAAGGAGAACCGGCTCGACAACATCCCGCTGAGGCTCAAGCGGCTCGCGCTGTTCGGGTTGGGCCAGAAGCGCCTGGTGGACCCGGAGGAGTTCACCCCCGGGTTGATGCACGTCCTCATCTACGGCGCGTTCATGGTGCTGTCGGTGCGCACCGTGATGCTGTTCGCGATGGGCTTCTCCTCCACCGCGCTGGAGGTGCTGACGGACCTGACGCACCCGTTCTGGATGGACAAGGCGGCGCTGCTCGGCCTGTATCAGGTGTACCTGCTGGCCAAGGACGTCGTGGCGGCGGGCGCCATCCTGGGCTGCGCGTACTACGTCTGGATGCGCTGGAAGGTGAAGCCGGACCGCATGTCGCAGTCCTGGGAGGCGTACCTCATCCTGGGCTTCATCTCCGGGCTGATGGTGTCGGAGTTCCTCTTCGGCGGCAGCCACCTGGTGGCCGCGCGGGAGGCCTCGCCGAGCAGCCCCATGTTCATCTGGTGGGAGCCGTTCACCAGCCTGGTGGGCATGGTGATGCTGCCCCTGGGGGGCACGGCCGCGCACGCGCTGGGCGTGGCGGGCTTCTGGATCCACCTCTCCATCATCCTGGCGTTCCTGAACTTCCTGCCCGTGGGCAAGCACTTCCACATCATCACGGGCCTGCCCACCGTCTTCTTCCAGCGCACGCACTCCACCGGCAAGCTGCCCACGCCGAACCTGGAGAAGGAGGAGTTCGGCGCGGCCACGGTGAAGGACCTCACCTGGAAGCAGGGCATGGACCTGTACTCCTGCACGGAGTGCGGCCGCTGCCAGACGCACTGCCCCACGTACATCACGGGCAAGCCCCTCACGCACAAGGCCGTCAACCAGGACCTGAAGCATTGGATCTGGGAGCACGAGCGCTGGGTGGAGGAAGGCTACGGCCCCAACGGCGTGAAGGAGCCGCTGCCTGAAATCGTGGGCACCGCGCTGTCCGCCGAGACGGTCTGGGCCTGTACGAGCTGCGGCTGGTGCGAGCAGGCGTGTCCGGTGTTCATCGAGAACGTGCCGCGCCTCATCGACATGCGCCGCTACCAGGTGCAGGTGAAGGCGGAGTTCCCGCCTGAAATCCAGCGCGTGTTCGAGGGCATCGAGCGCCAGGGCAACCCCTGGGGCCTGGGACAGGACCGCCGCGACGAGTGGGCGGAGGACCTGGCGCTGCCCACGTGGGGCGACGGCGGTGGCCCGTACGAGTACCTGTTCTTCGTGGGCTGCGCGGGCAGCTACGACGACAAGCAGAAGAAGGTCAGCCGCTCGCTGGTGAAGATCATGCGGGAGGCGGGCGTCAGCTTCGCCACGCTGTCCAAGCAGGAGATGTGCAACGGCGAGACGGCGCGCCGCATGGGCAACGAGTACCTCTACCAGACGATGGCGAAGACCAACGTCGAGTCGTGGAACTCGATGGGCGTCAAGGCGGTCATCACCCAGTGCCCGCACTGCTTCAACACCATCAAGAACGAGTACCCGGAGTTCGGCGGCGAGTACCGCGTCATCAGCCACACGGAGCTCATCAACGAGCTCTTGCGCGACAAGCGCATCAAGCTGTCGGCGGTGATGAACACCAAGCTGACGTACCACGACCCCTGCTACCTGGGCCGGCACAACGGCGTGTACGACGCGCCTCGCGAAGTGCTCAAGTCCATCCCCGGGCTGGAAGTCGTGGAGATGCAGCGCAGCCAGCGTGAGGGCTTCTGCTGCGGCGCCGGTGGCGGCCGCATGTGGATGGAGGAGCACATCGGCACGCGCATCAACCACAACCGGTTGAACGAGGCGGCGCTGACGCTCAAGCACGCGGAGGACCCGACCACCCCGTACCCCGACGCGGCGGACAAGAAGAAGCCGGGCCAGGTGGGCGACTACAAGGAGAAGGGCGGCACCGGCATCGTCGCGGTGGCGTGCCCGTTCTGCTCCACGATGCTCAGCGACGCGGTCAACGACACCGGCCGCGAGGGGAACATCAAGATCAAGGACATCACCGAGCTGGTCGCCGACGCGCTGGAGCCCCGCGGCGGTGGCGCGGGCGGCGTGACGCCCGGCGCGACGGTGAGCGCCAAGCCGGAGTAG